One Novipirellula artificiosorum genomic window carries:
- a CDS encoding outer membrane protein assembly factor BamB family protein: protein MIRSRYWFFMVLLTTVSYGEDWPAWRGPRGDGTSLEMNVPTKWNGATGENIVWKTAIPGNGYSSPIVSGDSIFLTACDVTSRQRMLHCLDRETGAIRWTRNVIESPLEGKHNLNSYASGTPATDGVSVFVCFLQSEEPRTAEEPGEMVVASYDFQGNQNWLVTAGGFSSMHGFCTSPVLHGDLVIVNGDHDGDSYLAGLNKATGRVVWKTPRVHRTRSYVTPLLQEVDGKTQAVLTGSKRVAGYDPDTGDLLWWIEGPTEQFVASMVFDGERFFLAAGFPTYHVMAIRPGGHDDVTDSHVIWHVEDARCYVPSPVVVHDRLFIADDRGTAHCLDTKSGEHEWRARLGRHFSASLVTANDLVYFITDDGETKILSASGDQEVLQVNELGESVFASPAISNGRLYLRSTEHLFCIGEAS, encoded by the coding sequence ATGATACGATCCCGCTACTGGTTTTTCATGGTCCTTCTTACGACCGTCAGCTACGGGGAAGATTGGCCGGCATGGCGCGGGCCGCGCGGTGATGGGACTAGCCTTGAAATGAACGTGCCGACAAAGTGGAATGGGGCAACCGGAGAGAACATTGTTTGGAAGACAGCGATCCCAGGGAACGGATATTCTTCACCGATCGTTTCTGGTGATTCGATCTTTCTAACCGCCTGTGATGTCACAAGTCGGCAACGGATGCTGCATTGCCTGGATCGTGAAACCGGTGCGATTCGCTGGACCCGCAACGTCATCGAGTCGCCGCTCGAGGGAAAACACAATCTCAACAGTTATGCTTCCGGCACGCCGGCTACCGACGGCGTGAGTGTCTTTGTTTGCTTCCTGCAATCAGAGGAACCTCGCACTGCGGAAGAGCCAGGCGAAATGGTCGTCGCATCCTACGACTTCCAAGGCAACCAAAATTGGCTGGTCACTGCAGGTGGTTTTTCTAGCATGCACGGGTTCTGTACCAGCCCCGTCCTGCATGGCGATCTGGTGATCGTCAATGGCGATCATGATGGCGACTCGTACTTAGCGGGACTCAATAAAGCGACCGGTCGTGTCGTCTGGAAAACACCGCGAGTCCATCGTACACGCAGCTACGTGACTCCGCTCTTGCAAGAAGTCGATGGCAAGACTCAGGCGGTGCTCACAGGCAGCAAACGTGTTGCCGGCTATGATCCCGATACGGGCGACTTGTTGTGGTGGATCGAAGGACCGACCGAGCAGTTTGTAGCGTCGATGGTGTTCGATGGAGAACGCTTTTTTCTGGCCGCCGGTTTTCCGACTTACCATGTCATGGCGATTCGACCAGGCGGGCACGACGACGTCACGGATTCACACGTGATTTGGCACGTCGAAGACGCGCGGTGTTATGTGCCTTCCCCCGTCGTGGTTCATGATCGCTTGTTCATAGCGGATGATCGCGGGACCGCACACTGTCTCGATACCAAGAGCGGCGAACATGAGTGGAGAGCACGTTTGGGACGCCACTTCAGTGCGTCGTTGGTTACAGCAAATGACTTGGTCTATTTCATCACCGACGACGGAGAGACCAAGATATTGAGTGCAAGCGGCGACCAGGAAGTCTTACAGGTCAACGAACTCGGAGAATCCGTCTTTGCGTCGCCTGCGATTTCCAATGGAAGACTCTACCTGC